ttagggtcgcgggggcatgctgaagcctatcccagctgacttcgggcgacaggcggggtacagccaatcgcagggcacttatagacaaacaaccattcacactcacacctatggacaatttagagtcgccaattaacctcacctgcatgtttttgggaatgtgggaggaagccggagtgcccggagaaaacccacgcgcatgAAATGCCAGAAATGctagaaaaccctccaatgtggctgaattacaacaattctgcaaagatgagtggaccaaaatacctccacagcgctgtaagagacttgtTGCAAGTTACCGCAaaggcttgattgcagttgttgttgcaattgttgCAACTGcggtggcaatcactttttcagacagggccatgtaggtttggatttttcttctctctcttaataatgaaaaatttcatttaaaaagtgcattttgtgtttagttgtgttgtcagtgactaaatttgtttggtgatctgaaacatacccgcgaccctcgtgaggataagtggcatagaagatggttggatggatggatggatctgaaacatgtgtgacaaacatgcaaaaaataacaaatcaggaagtgggcaaacactttttcacaccactgtaaacgTGCATCAAAgatcatggccaaaaatattggcatgccaaagatgccaatggTTTTCACCATAGCTGTATAAATTAGGCTGGTTTGGTTGTATTCCATGCAGGCATGGCCAAgaacattggcatctttggcaaaaaacatttgcatgttCAATATTTGTGGTCATGACTGTacatacaaaaacatttctTGGATCTTATTAGATTGTGCATGTGGTCATGTATAATACAATGTGTCTTTGTTTGTTGTGATTGTAAGCAGAAAGACGGACGTCCATAGAGCTGATCTGAATCAGAAAAGTGACTACATCGAGGCCAAAGAGTGGACAAGTGTGAAGATAGCAGAGCAAGATGATAGGAGAGAAGTTGGTGACATTGCAAGTTGAATGGTTAAACTAACAATGTCTGGACTGCTGAGTCGGCTGCGatttaaggttttttttcccccatgcatatttgtttttgttaattgAACTTGTCTACAGAATTCATATGCACTGCTTCTCTGATACTTCAAGTACATGGAAGAAGTGACAGTTTAAGGACAAACTGGACGTTGTGTATCTGTGCAATCACATGTGTCCAAAGCTAATGTGTGCAAAGCTTGCGCAACAGATTCTTTTGTGTGTCTTGTGTAAACAGTAAAGGACAAATCTCCTGTTTCAAAGCAGCACTAACACATACCACCCGCATGTAACACAGTGTGAAGTGAAAATGTTTATTCATTGTGGCTTTGTGTGAAGATGGAGTGTGtgtccttcacacacacacgtctgacCAGTCGTAACGCTTGTTTAAACCTGTAAGGCAGGAGATTTATCATCTAAGACAGGggttttcaaagcatttcacagTGAGATTTCAATATGCCTTGAACTAGATTGAAAactctttttctttatttttctcaagctgcatCGCCCCAGAAGTCTTCTGGCACCTCTCAGGGGAGGCCTGCCTCAtcctttgaaaacccctgatcTGTCAttgttttcttcttgtcaacTTGAGATCAGTGAAATATGACTGCATATATCTTTGATTGCTTTGCCGCTACTGGCACTTAATAAAagatgtacatgtacagtatttactaaGAGTTCTTGGACGTATTCATACAACAGAGTTCATTGCTTCGGACTTGACAGCATCCACAAGAAAACTGAGTTCATTGCAGAGAGTCTCATGTCTGTAGGCCATGCGGATCTGGGCCACGTTGGTGCGGCGAATGTCATTACCCTCAGGGCCATCTTTAAGATAGTTCACTCCTATGAAGTGCTTCTTGTCCTGTAAATGAAAAAGTCCTGATCAAATGACCCATCCTCTATCAAAAGtaggaaatgacaaatgacaacaaTGGCAAAAAGAGTAGAAAAGGAGCAAAATGACACTGTACCTGTTCAGGCAGTCCACTTTGCAGCACGCTGTTTCTGGCTATCTCACACACGTCGCACGTGCTGAGCTTCCACAGCTGAGCTGCAATAGCATACTCCTCCATCAGAGGCTCCTACCATGAGGAAAAACAGTACGGTATTAGCGATCTGTGAAAtgtgaaaacaaaaaaggtctcatgcagacctccgccaaggttgAGTTATCAAAAGTGGAAAAAGCAGCGTTTCAGCAATCGGCAGCATGCTCTCATGCTCTGACTAGAACTGGGCAGCAGATGGCAACAAATGTCCTTTATCTGCTTAAGCCTCTTACTTCATAGTACAGTATAGAAGCTGGACATTAATGAGGCATAATAAACactattaaatataaaacacattagaatgaAAGGAATGCCGCCCTAAGTCAGTCATCACTATGTATGAAATTAAGTTTTTTCAAAGGGTGAGGTAGGACTTCAGcagaggcacagcagcttgagaaaaattaagaaaaacataCTCTTAAaccctgctaagctaacttcagttatgcCAAATGCAAAATGAATAGTTTTTTAGTTCTAATCAGCAAtgaggggaggctcactgtgccacacttagAAGACCATTGACTTTGACAACAAAACAGTCATGACTGACGAAAAGTGTACAGTCCCTAAATATTACCTTGGTGTAGTGGAACTGCATGGGGTCGTCTGTAGACAGGGACACACAGAGGCCCTTGTGCAGGAACTCTCGTAGAGGGTTTTTGGAGTATTCCAGGAACAGGCTGTTGTTGCTCAGTGGAGACATTGCAATGGGCACTTGGGCCAAGTAGTACAGATACTGAAGCACAGGGCTCTAAGTGGATCATAacataaatactaataaatgtTAGCCTGGACAACAATCACGTACGGTGCACATTGAGCTGTGTTTATCATGCAGCTTGAAAAGTACATGGTCTCACGATTGTGAAGTACCTTCTTCAAGTTGAGTCCATGTGAGATGTTGTCTGCTGTGAGGAAGGCCGACACCAAATGAGTGATTGAGCCAGCCTCCCCACAATGAGGGCGAAACTGGAAGGTGCTAAGGCCATGCTCTCTACAGACGGACACAAGGTGAGAATTCCAGGGTTGCAAAATATGAAGAACTCTTTACAATTCACAGCATGCCAAAAGAAAGAACGAGCTCTTACTTTCTGAGATTGTTGAGCACCATGATGTTGGCATACATATGAAAGAGGTAGTAGCTGTATGGAGGGTTCTCATCTCCAGTCCACTGTTCGGGTTTTGGGCTCCTGAATGAGAACATGTGATCGCTGTGCTTGGACTCGTCATCTACGCTGTCAAAGCCTGACACCTGCAGGGGAAAAATAACAAGAAGCATTATACAagcaaaatatcaatacttatTGCTAATTTCTTGCCTTGTTGTGAAGTTATAAATCAAAATTTTGATTGATTTCTTAAGGTTTCTTCTCAGTTCATCATCGCAGTCGCCAACTGATCATCTTTCACAATTTCAGGAATGATTTCACGTCAAAAAATTGATTTACAATGCTTTTATGACTTCTTGGCTGGATTAATGGAAGTCTCTAATCAATAGGATGCTCTACCAAGATGTCCCTAAAGACTTTCCAACTAATCTAAAACGCTGCTGCCTGAGTATGTACTAGAACCAAGATTAGAGAATCATACTAAGATCGGCAAATTTCAACCAGTATTTTTCAGACTTTCATGGATGGGTATCCTACATCAGAGCAAGAAAATGTTAAGGTGAGAAATATTGTTTGATGAtctttgatgtgtttttttttttttggtttattgtgTCTAATGTCATTCTGCAGAAAGTAGTCTGCTAACTAAGGACAGTCAAACAAACAATCTTTACAAtcattgatttttttctatCAGTATCAGAATCACTatcataaatttaaaaaaaaaactttaaaaaacgtACGTATTTGAGGAATACATGAAGCTCTTTATGATTTTGTGGGTGAAGAGTTGCATCAAAGAGAGGAAGGAATATGTTCTCTAACATCTTAGCAAAATTGGGCACCAACTTCTTTGACTTAAATATGTCActgaaacacaaaatacaaaacaaatttCATCAaagatatttaattttttttgaagAATTAGAGTGAAGTGTAATAAAATGGGCAGACTCACTATATTCTAGGCACTTGAATGATCCATCTCATGTTGGGCGAGTGTACTTTGTGCATAATAAACCACTTAGCCAGGCTGGGCCACTCGTCTGGTGAGCGCCCGTAGATGGACAAGCGTGGCTCTGCGTGCTGGTATTTACTCTCCTCCAAGTCATGGGACACTTCCTGTAAAGTTCAAAGTGAGAATGCAACATGGCCAAAAACAGTTCTGGCTGGATTTATGTATGCTAGCGTTTACTTACCTTAATAATGCGTGCAAAATACTCGCCGTTGAGTAGGTTGTCAGTTTTGAGGAAGATTTCCCTGAGTTCACTGGCTCCAACTGGATTGTACTTGGAATTGAATTTGTCAAAGCGGTGGAATGTTTGCCTCCCCTGTAAAAattaaagacacacacacaagaacacaaaagcttcttgctgtgttttttgttcaggTGTTGGACTCTAACTTTTGAACAATATTTTCCTCGGATGTTTTTGGGTCAGTTTGTCCATCCacttttccatccattttctaccacttatgCTGTTCTGGGTCATGGGACTCTGGATCCTATCCCAGACGGCTTTGGGCGAAAGGCCGACTAGACCCAGGAccggtcaccagtcaatcacagggcacttaGTTGTTCATAATTGCTGAACCATGCATTCAGGTTCTAAGATTCCTCTGTAGAAATAGTAAGCATGCTTAATGTTTTTGGAAAGTAGGTGATAAAAGACGAAACACTGCTCTACAGAGCACTCACCAGCTCAAGTAACCAAATATGTTTCCATCATCTGGCACTTATCACATTCAGGCTCAAGGCAGCTGACTTAGAATGCACCTACGACTGGTTGTCATTGAATTGTAGGGTGAGTATAAATGAATCAATGACCGGAAATCAAGGACCCTAGCATAAATGAAAGGTAAAGCGGATGATGATAACATAAAGGCTAATAGTGGCACCCTCTTCCTTACAGCATGTACATCCAGGGAGTCCACAGTAAGGTCGTAGGGGTCCATGTTGAGACTGTGGAACACCTGTTGGAGAGTCATCTTCTGGCCAGCCTTTTCCATAACCACACGGTCTGAATCTGTGTTGTATGTTTTCTGTATGAAGGTCAACAAGTGCTTCTGGGACATGCATGCAGCTGCATGAATGTGTGTATCCACCTGGGTGGAAAAGGCGATGTCAGTCCACTGGCTACGAAATGAAACAAACAGATTGCCAAATGCATTGTAAGAAGCATACCGACCTTTCTCACATTGTAGAAATCTCTGTGCGGCACTCCTTTTAGTTCCTTGAGCTCAGCCATCTCATTGAGCATTTCATGAAGGTGGAACTTGGAACTCAAGAAGTTGAGTCGTCTGTGGCAGTATGTTTTTCTAGAAATTAAAATGCTTTGTGGTTACAAAAgcagcattatttatttttttaatccccATTAGTGTCCGCTACGGCGATTGCCAGTTCACGCGGCAAATTACATCAAATTACATTGCCAGAATATTatgaataaagatttttttaaatcagaccTTTGGAATTTATATACAGACTGTATCACAATAATGATACATCACAATATGCTCAGAAGCATCAAATACTAATACATGCCAtataaattaatcacaatagCATGAGAAGATACATCATATATTTGTGGCTTTTATCCTTcgttaaaatgcataaaatctAACACTGATACACTTGAGTTCAGATGGGTTTTTTGTAAACTTCTTAAAagcaaaaatactttttagaTCACACATAATAGGAGGAAGTCCAATCATTAGGTGCTCTAAATCATTGGTCCCCAACGCCCGTtacgcggcccggtaccgggccgtgggtcatttggtaccgggccgcacagaaagaaaaacttATTTccgttatttcattttttttttaagttttattttgaaaagtgaccggattctctctgttacatccgtctcacttgacgcatgtccattgtgcgtgtgctaactttctctcatgccgcacagatagactactactgtatttttaccatttttctttcacctcatatttggtctcaaatgctgatactatgtgggaatgcataaaggtaagttttgatgacttattgagtgctaatgtgcacatttgtctcaagttaattcatgctagcgtgtaaccacacacgtcaaacagcgatgtaataatctctttggaaaaacttggctggaacttgaactggtggatggtgggtcggcattcattttgtgcttttaatttgatgttattcatgtcttagttttacacaatacataataaataagataaattagatcgctatcatGTACGTAATTTAatgttttagtttgtttttgttgctctCAGCCTCCCCCTACGGTCCTCATGGCCTCATTAGGTCACGGATGAGTTGAAGTgattgccagtcaatcacaaggcacatatagacacacaaccattcacactcacatacggacaatttagagtccagtgcttctcaaatagtggggcgggcccctcTGGGCGGGGTGTGGTGTCAGGGGGGCATGACGACAGGGcaaggaggactttcaatattactgcagacctgccagcatgtat
The sequence above is a segment of the Dunckerocampus dactyliophorus isolate RoL2022-P2 chromosome 3, RoL_Ddac_1.1, whole genome shotgun sequence genome. Coding sequences within it:
- the ampd3a gene encoding AMP deaminase 3, with protein sequence MPRQFPKVILSEAEEETQLLAEKVYASALKEEDNKDALSMFTVPEDCPIGLQQAKEHELLKELAEQQSEESTKRRKSLKMIRSQSMSLQVPINPDWTWPGALAPFQSPSPSSLCSSLQEYCPDYQRVTISGDYCAGITVEDYEQAAKSLLKALLIREKYSRLAYHRFCRTTAQFLRRSENLSWCEEDDVQPDGEDPYSMENIPENLTYELQMKDGIMYVYDSADALRANCPHDLPYPDLETFAVDLSHALAMIADGPTKTYCHRRLNFLSSKFHLHEMLNEMAELKELKGVPHRDFYNVRKVDTHIHAAACMSQKHLLTFIQKTYNTDSDRVVMEKAGQKMTLQQVFHSLNMDPYDLTVDSLDVHAGRQTFHRFDKFNSKYNPVGASELREIFLKTDNLLNGEYFARIIKEVSHDLEESKYQHAEPRLSIYGRSPDEWPSLAKWFIMHKVHSPNMRWIIQVPRIYDIFKSKKLVPNFAKMLENIFLPLFDATLHPQNHKELHVFLKYVSGFDSVDDESKHSDHMFSFRSPKPEQWTGDENPPYSYYLFHMYANIMVLNNLRKEHGLSTFQFRPHCGEAGSITHLVSAFLTADNISHGLNLKKSPVLQYLYYLAQVPIAMSPLSNNSLFLEYSKNPLREFLHKGLCVSLSTDDPMQFHYTKEPLMEEYAIAAQLWKLSTCDVCEIARNSVLQSGLPEQDKKHFIGVNYLKDGPEGNDIRRTNVAQIRMAYRHETLCNELSFLVDAVKSEAMNSVV